The region GTTCCCAAGATGCCACCCTTGTACTTGTCCGGGCGGGGGATGTACTCAACATCGTGATCAACAGGGGTAGCTGTCCCTGACCGTGGAGTGAATGAGTGCATGAGTGGGCTTTTGCGCCGGGTGTGGGTGCGAATAAGCCTGTCCGCCTCTTGATGGGCGTTTCTTCGATACCTGAGGGAGTCGTCATTGGCAGGCAAAGCGAAGTCATGCGTCTGTGCAGTGTCCGAACTCCCCAATAAGCCCTCACGATCTCGAGAagcctcctcttccaactcGGTAAGTTCAGCAGAGCTCCTTCCAGACGGCGGGGCTGAACCGGTGCCCACCGAATAAGCAAGCCGATCAGCCCGGTTCTTGGCTTCGATCTCGGACTGATGCTGTGTAGCGGGTGATTCGGGAACGGCCAGAAGTGGGGTCGACTTCCGGAGGACCGGGCGGGGCTTGCTCGGGGGTACTGGACCACTCAGGTGCTCGGGCTTCAAGATCTCAGCCAGGGCGGCAGCGAGCTGCTCCCTGTTAACAGAGTCTCGATTGGCATTGTGGCCATCGGTCGGGCTTGGACTCGGTGAGGGTGAAAGGGAGAAGTAATCCCGAGCCTCTGTTTCTTGGTCGGTGGGGGTAGGGGTTCCGTAATAGTACCCAGAGTGAGATGGACCAGCCGTGATCTCGCTTGTAAAtcccaccttcttcttctcctttcccTTGTTGGATGATGACTGTGTGTTTTTGGCGGGTTGCTCAGGAGGTGGTGACTGCGGATTCTCCTGGCTGTCGTCACCCGGCTTCGTGGGATCTTCGGGTGGGCGTGGTGCCGACATGGTGACTATATGGCTTCTTTTCAGACTTGCCTTTCAAAGTCTTGTGGTTGGCGGTTAGATGGAAACTGGCTGTCTCGGGCCTGAGATGGTACTATATCAGAGAACGACAGTCTCTCAAACAAAGATGGGGTGAGTTGAAGTGTTGGCAGAGTTGTTGGCAACGGGAGAAAAACGAGTGACGAAGCCCCAACCTAGGTTGAGCTGTTATGTTCCGATTCTAGCCAGAATGACGTGTGTAATAGAAACAATCGCGGCAAGGACGAATGTCGAGAGCGCTTGACGGTTTGCGTTTCAGGGGTCACCGGTACAGCTTCCGAAGGAAGGAAGCGGGATCTGTAGGCAGGTATCCGCCTCGCTTCCTGGAAGTGTCGATCGCGGAAGCTATGTGGTGAAAGAGTCTTCAGGATGAGGTTGGAAAGGAAGACCCAAACTGATTATCGAAAGCTCGAAACAAAGAGCCGGCAGAAGTTCTGAGATGATCTTCAAAACAAACCTGGGGCGAGAGACGGGGACGGGATGACTTGTCTCTTTGGACCTTCCAGGCGAATAAATTTGCATCACTCCCCTGCCAGAAACcatgctgatgctgtggaGGCCGTGGCTGCAGTCCTTTACATTACATTACACATTGAAAACCTTGCAAACTCAAAGAAAGCCGACTTGGCcgaaggggaggagctgcCTGAGAGGACAGGAGACACATATGGTGGAGCCGAGTTATCGTTGCGAAGCTTCTTGGCTACCATGGATGCGATTGATCCATTCTTCCAGAGCTCCTGGTAGCTCCACCGGGCACGCTGTCTGGATGTGCTTGGGACCTTGGGATCTTCAGATCCTGAGAGGGGCTTGTTGGGACGGTGTGGTTCGGACAGCAGGGTCCCCTATAAAGAGGGCGATTCTCAGCGCAAACAGCGATGCTCTGTGCGAGCCCGCGGTATGTACAGTGTTAGGCAAGCGTTTCCTCTTTATGCAGCTAACACCACCGGCGCTCGTATCTCGAACAGTGCATTTTTCTCCCGCCACTTCAGTGGGCCGGGCCGATGCTACCGACTCACAGTCCAAGGTCCGATGACGTGTTGGTGGTTACTTTTCCGCCGGTGTCTGCTGCTTGGCCGTGGAGCCGAACAATCGCCCGATATTCGCCTCCGGGAATCCACGGAGAGCCCTACGCGGACATAAAACTGAAATGATGCGCACCGCCCGACAGAAGCAACAAAGCTGGGTTTGAGGGTGGAATTTGCTTATATCATCGATTTCATCGAGATCCACCAGCACAAGCTGTGACAGTGATGAGAAATTGGCTTTTGCTGCCCAATGGCTTTTGCTCCATGACTCGAACTTCCATGGCGCCGGTGCCATGGCTTTTGGTGGACGGGACCAGCAAAATGTGGCATGAGGCACCAGGTTAGCTAGGTGATTGAGACGAGCCAGAAGCGATACAGTTGGGGCGGAATAAAAGCCGTCAATGGCAGCCCAGAACCCACCAATCGAGATTCTAGACAATCATCATGCGGCTCTTTTGCCGTGAACCACTTCGTCGTGGTTCGAGATGCCTATCTAGTCCCTGCAGAAACAGCGCCACCAGATCAGGTACAGGAGTATCCTTGGATTGGGCACCGCCTTGGCAACGATTGGCCCGggcttggggaaggggtttcCGTGCCGAGTCAGAAGCCAAACTGGCAGAAATCCATGCTCTGTTTCAGCAAAAGCCATCTCTGACTAGAGCAAGCAGCACGCCAAGAGACCCCAAGGTCCCAACGGCTTTGCGAGCTGCATTGCAGACAGATCACGacacgaggaagaagacaaaaTGCACCTCGATTCTTCTCCTCCATTGATGGACACTCTGTAAAAatcagaaaaaaacaaagaccGCTTGCTAAACCCTTGGGCAGTACGAAGTGAAAAAGAAACTACCGCCATTTTTTCCCCCCCAGAGCTCCCCGACCATGAATTAATTCGAAGTAATGACGAAATTAGCGTTGTCGTACTTTTCGGCCTGGCAGAGAACCTTTCCTTGCGGGTTCATCAGATGCACCATGGCCGCTCCATCGATCCCAACATTCTTCCCACGCACTGTCGTCGCCTCGGTATCGAGAAACCACAGGTCCTGGAAGCTGGCAAAGGGAACCTGCTTGTTCGTTTCGGCCTCGTAGAAGTCCTCCAGAATCCACTCAACATCCCACCGGCACAGCTTGGGCCCGCTGGTCAAATTGAGCGTCATTGAGTAGCCGCGCTGAGCGTTTGTTACAATTCTTCAGTAGCCACAACCTGGTTAGCACTTTGCTTTCTGTTGGAGAAAGAGCTCCTGCTAGACTTACATCCTCCCGCTGGTCGCATCGTGGGCTGTGATGTTGACGGACATCCAGTCCCCTGGCTTGACTGGGAGGTTGGCGATAGTGTACGCAGCACCTGGATACCACTCCCACCAAGCCGATGCACTCTGTCCACCGTTGGAGTTGACCTTTCCCCCCACCAAATATGTCAGCAACTGATTCTCTTCATGTCAAAGAAACGATGCAACAACTTACCACGGTAGTGACTCCAGCTTGCAACAAGGTCTGGTTGCACTTGGCTCCGTCGATACCGATCCAGGCCGCCGCATATTGAGGCGGAGGGATACCAGCTCGTAGCTTCAAGTCAGGGACAGTGAAATACCCAAACACATTGCGGATGGGGTCCGCATCGTTTGATCGCGAGGAGGCACCACACCAGTTGTCACTATAACTGATGTCGTTGTTCCCTCTCTTGGCGGTCACATGCTGGCCTGTGGCGACGGTTGTGTTGCGGTGTCCACGTCTCCGGTGCTTCAACGGGGGAATCTTGACGAACTGAAGCTTGGAGGCATCAGCAGCTTTGCCGTTCTCTTCTAGTGACACGGTGAACTCGAGTCCTGTGACGCCTGTTGTGGTGATCAGGGAGATGGCTCCCAGGAGCAGAGAAAATACCGAGTGCCGCATCTTGATGGCGCAGCAGCTCTCACTACCGGAGGGTACGGGGTTGTGgctgggatggtggttgatgacTGGTCTTAAGTTGAGGTTACTGTCGATCCTGAGCAGGGCAATCCGTCAAAAGAGAGCGGGCAATCCGGGGTAAGCTGTCTTTTGTACGGTGACGAGATTTCCCGGGGAACAAAGGATCGAGATGAGCTGAAGGCTCTTCAGTTTGAGATGGCGGTTTAGCGAGCgtgtgttgggggtgggcaACCAAACCCAAAATGAGCGGCAGTCAGGGTCTGTCTggcgagaaaagaaaggtGTCACGGTCCGGTCGGTCCTGGAATGAGCGAACAGGAAGAGGGGATCAGGATCACGACACGCAACACAAAAACGATCTGCCGTACCCGGAAGTGTGTGCAGACTGgatgaagaggtggtggatggttgGTGGTTCAAAA is a window of Podospora pseudopauciseta strain CBS 411.78 chromosome 1, whole genome shotgun sequence DNA encoding:
- a CDS encoding hypothetical protein (COG:O; EggNog:ENOG503NYU8; MEROPS:MER0003426), with the translated sequence MRHSVFSLLLGAISLITTTGVTGLEFTVSLEENGKAADASKLQFVKIPPLKHRRRGHRNTTVATGQHVTAKRGNNDISYSDNWCGASSRSNDADPIRNVFGYFTVPDLKLRAGIPPPQYAAAWIGIDGAKCNQTLLQAGVTTVVNSNGGQSASAWWEWYPGAAYTIANLPVKPGDWMSVNITAHDATSGRIIVTNAQRGYSMTLNLTSGPKLCRWDVEWILEDFYEAETNKQVPFASFQDLWFLDTEATTVRGKNVGIDGAAMVHLMNPQGKVLCQAEKYDNANFVITSN